The genomic DNA acgagttcgtgccccggtctgggaggatcccacatgccgcggagtggctgggcccgtgagctgctgggcctgcgcgtccagagcctgtgctccgcaatgggagaggccacaatggtgagaggcccgtgtagcacaaaaaaaaaaaaaaaaatgggcctaAGTTTCTCATTCTCATGACTAGAAGACAAGTTTGGAGCAAGTTGTGACCTAAGGGAGGAGCAGCAGCAAAATGTGGAACTCAGGAGTCTCAGTAGCGTCCCTTTGTTGGTCTGGAGCCTGGCTCCTAGCTTCAGTTCCCAAGCAACAAGGGAAGGAGCCTCTGCCAACAGCACAGCAGCTGACATCCTGAGGACAGCACCGTCACCTCCTCGCAGACCTAGAGCCCTGGCTCCCTGGCTCCCAAGCATATCCACCCTCTCTTTGCCTCAAGGTAACTTCGCCCTCCGAGCAGACTGGGCAAGTGTCAAGAGGCTGTCACTAGGGCAGATATGCAGACCTACTTACCTCATTCCCTCACCCTATCCCCTCAGTTTCCCTGCCGGGTCCTGCCCCCCTCTGCCAGCTTCCAGAGGCTCAGGTTATCTGGTTCTGCTAGAAAGTGAAGCCTTCGGGGCCTGCAGAGACTTAATCCAGACCCGGGTCTTCCCAGACTCGGCTTTCTCCCCGGGGGCACACTCACCCTGACTGACCAGAAGCAGAAGACCACAGGGTGTCCAAAGCAGAGACAAAGGGACAGgcaggggaagaaaggagggatggTGTGTTCAGACTCACTTTTATTTCCACACATTGCTAACTGGGGGTCTTGAAGACACCCTGCCTTGTGCTCACTGCCTGACCCCTGCCTAGGGGGCTGCACCAGGTAGTGCAGGCAGCCCCTGCCGGCCTGTGATTGGACAGGAGGACTAAGGGGAGAAAGAGTTGATCTGCTTCTTGAAGCACCAGCACTCCAGGGGCATTTAAAATACACAGGGGCTCGCTGTGAACTCCTGGCCCTCTCCTAACCCCTTCTCATCTGAGCTCTTCCCCCACAGGCCCCGGCAGATTGCTAGGGTACTGTCCACAATTGGCAGTGGTGGAATGCCCCTGGAGGTCCCACCATAGCCACCCTCCAACTCTGAGGCACGATAAAAATGTCTTAGGTTTCTGATGGGTGGTGGGATGAGGGGAGAGGTTCTAAGCACCTACATCTGAGCATGGGGCATCATCTCAGGGCATGGTGGGGGACTCGTCATCCCCAGGCAAAGGTCTCTAAGTGGCAGGGACATAGGCAGGATCTCTCTCTGTGGTCACCCTGTGCCTCCTCCCAAAATAGAAAGGGTCAGTGAAACATCACCCTCTGTATTTCCTAACCTGACCCATAGAGGAGGAGAGCAGAATGGCACTAGGAATTAGTGGATGCTCCTCCAAGCTGACAGGACACCTGGCTCCTTGTCCTTTCAGAGTGGTTTGGGGGCAAGCTgtctcctttctgagcctcagtttccccttgtgTAACACTCGGGGATTGACCTACCCTACTGACTTCTCAAAGCCCCCTTCAGGGTACCAAGAAAGGGTCTGGACAGATGCCAAGGAAAGCCAGAATAGGAGCAAAGCGGTTTGGGGCCGCCAGACGCGAGCCAGACAAGGCCCTTCTCACTGGGCGAGGCTCTTTGAGGAACCGAGAGTTGCTGGGACAGAGCCCGCGGAGAGAAAGCAAACAGAGCGGCAttcccctcccccgaccccaTCCATCCCTTTGTCCGGAATCCAGCTGTGCCCCTCGAAGGGCGGAGCGGGCTCGCGTGGCGCGGCCCCCTGGCCCGGGCGCTGATTGGACGGCGGCGCGGGCAGCAGCGGGGCAGGCACGCTCCCAGCCCGGGCGCAGCAGATAAAGCGTGCCAAGGGGGCACACGACTGGCGGCTCAGAAAATCTGCAGGGTCTCGCAGCCGCGCCAAAAGACAGCAACAGAGGCCCGGGGCCCCCTTTACACTTTTCTTCTCTGGGGCCGAAGAAACTTTCCAGCGGCGGCGCCTGCTTCTCAGCTGAACTTGCAGACGAAAAAGCCAGCGCAGCTCATCGCTGCTCTCACTGCCTACGGCTCTCTACCCCTTTGCGCCCTACAACAAGGTAACgcctgggaggggaaagggggtcCTCTGgtccggcgggggtggggggtggctttCTCTCGATTTTTCCCACCTGGCCCCAGGATTGGGAACTGCGCCCGGGTGACTGACCCACTCTCACCCTTACCTCTTACCCCGCCGCAGGATGACCCCTCATTCCTCGTGTGCGCCAGCTGTCCAAGTGACCCACGAGACGGAGCAGCCCTTCCCGGGTACCTCGGACGACGAAGTGACCTGCGTCGCATCCGCTCCGCCCAGCCCCACTCGCTTGCAGGGGAACTGCGCCGAGACGGAAGGGGGCGGTTGCCGAGGGTCCTCAAGGAAGCTCCGTGCGCGACGCGGAGGGCGCAGCCGCCCCAAGAGTGAACTGGCTCTGAGCAAGCAGCGACGGAGCCGGCGCAAGAAGGCCAACGACCGCGAGCGCAATCGGATGCACAACCTCAACTCCGCTCTGGACGCGCTGCGCGGCGTCTTGCCCACCTTCCCGGACGATGCGAAGCTCACCAAGATCGAGACGCTGCGCTTCGCTCACAATTACATCTGGGCGCTGACGCAGACGCTGCGCATAGCGGACCACAGCCTCTACGGCCTGGAGTCGCTTGCGCCTCCCTGCGAGGAGCTGGCCAGCCCGGACGGCTGCTCCCCGGGAGACTGGGGCTCCCTCTATTCCCCGGTCTCCCAGGCAGGCAGCCTGAGTCCCGCCGCCTCGCTGGAGGAGCGCCCCGGGCTGCAGGTGCCTGCTTCCCCTGCCTGCCTGCACCCTGGCGCCCTGGCTTTTTCAGACTTTCTATGAAGGGGCCTGTCCGCTGCTGGGCAGTGGGTGATGGTAGAAAGGGAAGGGGCGGAAGCCGTCGGAGACGCCCGGTGGAGGCCCTCAGGCGTACTTGCTCCTGCTGCCTCTGGCTCGCTGACCCCTGGCGGGCCCAGGCGCCCAAGAGGGTGGcaggccgggttcaatcccttggtCTTCTGCGCCGAGCCAACTGCAACCCTCTGCCGCTGCCCGCGCGAGTGGGCACTGCAGGCTCCGCGCGTTTTAGGCCCTCTCCCTGTGGCCACCCCAAAATCTCATGCAGAAAAGACAAGAATGATAGCACTACACAGCAGGTGACACCCACTGTCTCCACCACCCTACCCTCACCAAAGTCTGTCTGCCCGTCTGTCTCTTACCACTCCTCCCCCAATGCTGCTTAATCCAATATTTGGTTTCTCAGCATTTGCTCCTGTTGCCCAGCGTGTCTTCTTCAAGGATGCCGCCGACCTCCTCTAGTCCCTATCAAGCCCCGGAGTTTGGGCCTCTCTACTCTGCCTTAATTCACGAAGGCGATCCTCTGCCTTCTCCTTGTGCAATTCGCGGAGCCATTGCCCTCCCAGGGGCAGGAGACGAGGCTATGAACAGGGAAAGCGCCAGTTCAACTGGGGGagcacctccaccaccaccctgcaAACTGAAGCACCCTTgtcttaaaaaaatcagtttgtaAATTATCTGATatcttttgaaatgaatttttgtCTGGTAAATTATATGGCCCCTCCCCTGTTTTACACGTTTGTATTTATTGATGAGATTTCACAGtgggaaaagtttttattttgtacataagaTGATTTAGGGACTGGTGAATGAGATTTTGAACCAATAAAAAGAAGCCTGAGCAAGGTAACTTGACGGTGCAGAGGGGAGGGGCCAGCCTCTgtggctggggttgggggaggagggccCTGTCCAAGGAGAGGGATGAGAGTTTTTCTGGGGATCTGGGGCCGCTCCTGAGGCCTGGTCTGAGAAACTACGGCGCTAGGCTGGAGGCCAGGCAGACTGCATTCTCAGGGCAAGTCAGCTATACACACTTGGAAAGGAAGAGCTGGAAGGCTCTTAAAAATCATTGGCTCAGCCCCCTTGTTTTATTTATGGGGCAGCGACTTGTCTTGTTCCAAACAGTGGTTTAGGAGAAAGACAAGCCTCCAACTAGGGTTACTCACTGGTCGTGCTGGCCCTTTCCCCTACGCCACTAGCCTGGATTTAGAGTGACTGTTGcgttgggggaagggagggagtaaTAACCCTGCAGCAGGGTCAGAACCCTCAGAAATGCTGGTAGGCTGGGCATCCCAGGAATTTTCCCAAAGTGCTTAGAGCCCAAGCCCATCTTCTGAGCTCATTTTACGCTGCTGCCGCGCTGCGGCTGTGGCTTTAGACTCATGGACCTAAGCAGCAGGGAGTAGAGAAAGTGAAGGGTCCGGCTGCAGTCTCTGACACCTCCCAACACCCAGCAAACTTGACTGAATAAACTATTATTCTTTTCAAGGAACTATTCAAGGTTTCCAGCCCCATGTTCTCTATTCCTTCCAAGGTAGAGTAGGGCTGATGCACAGACACTGACATGTCCCCAGAGCACTGCTGGAGCAGCCCTACATTAGCTTCCAAGACCCCCAGGACCTCTGGGAAGCAGGTTTGAGCTCTAAAAACCCAGGCCTGACTCTCAAGAACAGGAAAATGGAGGGTGGGCACACTACCCTACGAGTTGAACCCCAGAGGCCTCCTTGGATTGGCCCGGGGTGCCAGAGGAAGAAGCAAGCCAATCCCAGTGGGGAATGCATGGCACAGTCAGGGGCTGGGAGTGGTTGGGTAGGGTAGGTTGCTTTCCAGTGTTAGAGTGCAAAGGTGGTGGCTTTGCAGGGGTTAATGCCTCTTGTGTCTGCCTCTTATGCCCTCCCCGCTTCAAATTgagcttttcctttctcctctattCCTAGGTCGCTAAAGGTAGCTCGGAGGAGATAAGTCTTAGTTATCAGGGGCTGGATTTGCGGGGGCGAGAAGGGGGACGCTGCAAACGAATGAATGAGGCTGTTGTTGTATTTCATGGCTTTAATCGGGAAGGAAAAGATTAATGGGTTATTGGTGACTTCTGCAGCAGCCAATTTTCCACCTGGGGCACCGCCCTGGGGCAGGTGTCGGCAGCTCCAAGTTGCACAGACCAAGCCAGGGTCTGCTAATTACTGGGCATTGGGAGAAGGGGTGGAAAGACATAAAAATCAGGAAGGTCCATCTCTGTCCTCCTAGGACAATAGCAAGTATATAGACAAAATCATTCAAGGCTAAAAAACATTGGTGCTGAGTGGAGGTAGGAGCCACAGAAGGGACAGTGGGACTGTTATCTGCAGCCAGGTTGGGAAGCTTGCCAGAGAAGGTGGCATTCTGGGCCAGGACTAAAGGTTTGGAGAGGAAGTCCTCAAGCAGGAAGATCATTCTTCCTGTGAAAGGCTGTGGGAAGTAGTGTTCAAATAGGCAGGGGACTCCTTTGGTGCAAACGACTTCCAGAAGCAGAAAAAGTGTTGACCCTGTGTTCCAGGTGGAGACACCCACTGCCCAGTCCCTCTCCTGATTGTGAGGGTGCTCATTAAGGAGCTATTAGTCACCCAACACACGCAGACTGGTCCTTCACccccacaaattaaaaaaaaaaaagtactatttaACCAACTCGAATGCTGGGCTGCCACCTTGGGTTGGGGTGGATTTGATCCCCCAGAGCTGTCAGCTCTAGTCTCCAAgtcaggaggaggtggaggaaggtTTAGGGCTCCTTGCCCAGGATGAGTTCCATCAAGGCGCATGGAATCGTATTGAGATGGGAAACCTCATCCACGCCTCTTTCCAAAGAGCCCCTCATCAAGAAGGGAGAGGAAACATTTCTGAGTGGCACCTACAACTAGCCCAGTGGCATCACCACCAcgctcccccacccacccattcTCGGGCATTTTGCATTTGGCGGCTTTTACAATTGGTCaggctgctctgggtctcagCTGGAAGTCCACCCACTACACCTCAGCTAGAGTGGCTGCAGGGCCTCCCGTGGTCTGAGGTCGTCGCCTGCGCCCCAGCTCCCCAAAACCTAGACAGGGTCCCAAGTGGGGCCAGGAAGGATGCTCTGGTCAAAGGACTCTTCCCCCTCTTGTGCCTTTGTCTGAGCCCTGGCTTCCAGAAAAACAGCACATGAATCTTGCGGCCACCCCATCCCACTCCGTCCACACACACAAGCAGGTAGATTTATGGTGTCCTGCCCCCATTCCACCCCATCCCCAAGCCGGCTGCAGTCGGAGGACAAAGCGTCCCAGGGCTATTG from Phocoena phocoena chromosome 16, mPhoPho1.1, whole genome shotgun sequence includes the following:
- the NEUROG3 gene encoding neurogenin-3 → MTPHSSCAPAVQVTHETEQPFPGTSDDEVTCVASAPPSPTRLQGNCAETEGGGCRGSSRKLRARRGGRSRPKSELALSKQRRSRRKKANDRERNRMHNLNSALDALRGVLPTFPDDAKLTKIETLRFAHNYIWALTQTLRIADHSLYGLESLAPPCEELASPDGCSPGDWGSLYSPVSQAGSLSPAASLEERPGLQVPASPACLHPGALAFSDFL